From Candidatus Chromulinivoraceae bacterium, the proteins below share one genomic window:
- a CDS encoding TraM recognition domain-containing protein yields the protein MAGIFISVFVFVFLGSVVGIFAFTQYRRTLREAKNYERGLKMVPMLIHLPPSSEDIEAKGRDERDLTEELLSQAQVMYNIIASTATKGFKSKIYGQRHISLEIVASEGLVHYYAVVPSVLVDVVRQAVAAAYPSARLEEVSEHNVFSQVGKMSGTIGGEFTLKKDYVYPIATFQESKRDASRALLNALSSATREDGIAVQLMLRPAREGWVKNSVTSAERITKDKGTKKAGFGGMIAPKELMEALWRPPEKQDIKPEDKQLTSLEQATVEAIQEKTRYPGYEVLIRVVVSSNTAAHSQALLKNVVAAFALFDSPSYNGFKFAVTKNIEELVTAYIFRFFPQTITQNILNSVELATLFHLPGQGAIPTSQVERQMSKQVDGPTQVMDEGFLLGYNEFRGVKKPIRLSTNDRRRHTYIIGQTGTGKSVLLENLAFQDMMDGRGFAFVDPHGDSVEALLGKVPKERVEDIIYFNPGDMANPIGLNMFEFDNPDQKDFLVQEAINMLYGLYDPGHTGIVGPRLEHIFRNCALLLMSDPNGGTFIDIPKLLIDQDFMKSKLKYVTDQTVLDFWTKEFPESQRSNEAGEVISWVISKFGPFISNAAMRNVIGQTHSGFNLRDIMDNKKILLVNLSKGRMGELNSKLLGIIFVMKFQAAAMGRADMQEDQRVDFSLYVDEFQNFATESFETILSEARKYRLNLILGNQFMTQLTDKIREAIIGNVGTVVSGRIGITDAEILVKKFAPTFDAEDLTKMPNYQSVTSVMINNVPSAPFSMSFLPPMGQSNDQLRDALKRLSAAKYGKPRSIVEKGIFERLGSAEAEKKAKADAAKKTQEQRMTGMGNEKASGSSFLDEWLAKRKQIGGTQEPAASSGTPTMQPVTRQATPLATPVAPIAAPIASPAPVQDPNPFLPSQQPPAALQTPEAKPRNIDSLHLRGDKQNGDSEVSIKLR from the coding sequence ATGGCAGGAATATTTATCAGCGTATTCGTCTTCGTGTTCTTAGGCTCAGTGGTAGGTATCTTTGCTTTTACGCAGTACCGTCGCACACTAAGAGAAGCAAAAAACTATGAGCGCGGCCTTAAAATGGTGCCGATGCTTATTCATTTACCACCTTCTAGTGAAGATATTGAAGCTAAGGGACGAGACGAACGTGATTTGACTGAGGAGCTTCTATCGCAGGCGCAGGTGATGTATAACATTATCGCAAGTACGGCCACGAAAGGCTTTAAGAGCAAAATTTATGGTCAGCGTCACATCTCATTAGAGATCGTCGCAAGTGAAGGTCTTGTGCACTACTACGCGGTGGTACCTTCTGTTCTTGTCGATGTCGTGCGTCAAGCTGTCGCAGCGGCATATCCATCAGCTCGACTTGAGGAAGTCTCTGAACATAATGTATTCAGTCAAGTTGGCAAGATGAGCGGTACGATTGGCGGTGAATTTACGCTTAAAAAAGACTACGTTTACCCGATCGCAACATTTCAAGAGTCAAAGCGCGATGCTTCGCGTGCGCTTTTGAACGCACTTTCTTCGGCGACCCGTGAAGATGGTATCGCGGTCCAGTTAATGCTTCGTCCAGCACGTGAAGGTTGGGTCAAGAACTCAGTAACGTCTGCAGAACGAATTACAAAAGATAAGGGAACGAAAAAAGCGGGATTTGGCGGCATGATTGCGCCTAAGGAACTAATGGAAGCTCTTTGGCGCCCACCAGAGAAGCAAGATATTAAACCCGAAGATAAACAACTGACATCACTCGAACAGGCGACGGTAGAGGCGATTCAGGAGAAAACTCGTTATCCAGGCTATGAGGTCCTGATTCGTGTCGTCGTGTCGTCAAATACAGCCGCTCACTCGCAGGCACTACTCAAGAACGTTGTGGCAGCGTTTGCGTTGTTTGATTCACCAAGTTATAACGGTTTTAAATTTGCCGTCACTAAAAATATCGAAGAACTTGTGACTGCTTATATATTTAGATTCTTTCCACAAACGATTACGCAAAATATTCTTAACAGCGTCGAGCTTGCAACACTGTTCCATTTACCAGGGCAGGGGGCTATCCCAACCTCGCAGGTTGAGCGTCAGATGTCTAAGCAGGTTGATGGGCCAACTCAGGTTATGGACGAAGGTTTCTTGCTTGGTTACAACGAGTTTCGTGGTGTAAAAAAACCGATACGTCTTAGTACGAATGATCGTCGACGCCACACTTATATTATTGGTCAGACCGGTACGGGTAAGTCCGTACTTCTTGAGAATCTCGCGTTTCAGGATATGATGGACGGTCGAGGGTTCGCATTTGTAGATCCTCACGGTGATTCAGTAGAGGCGCTTCTTGGTAAAGTTCCAAAAGAACGGGTCGAAGATATTATTTACTTTAACCCTGGCGATATGGCAAATCCAATTGGTCTTAATATGTTTGAGTTCGATAATCCAGATCAAAAGGACTTCTTGGTGCAGGAAGCTATTAATATGCTCTACGGTCTATACGATCCAGGTCACACTGGTATTGTTGGTCCTCGTCTTGAACATATCTTCCGTAACTGCGCGCTATTATTAATGTCCGACCCCAACGGTGGTACCTTTATCGATATCCCAAAGCTATTAATTGACCAGGACTTTATGAAAAGTAAACTCAAGTACGTCACCGATCAGACAGTTCTTGATTTTTGGACAAAGGAGTTTCCAGAGTCGCAGCGTTCAAACGAGGCAGGTGAGGTGATTAGTTGGGTGATTAGCAAATTTGGACCATTTATTTCAAATGCAGCTATGCGTAATGTTATTGGTCAAACACATAGTGGCTTCAATCTGCGTGACATTATGGATAATAAGAAAATTCTCCTTGTAAACCTTAGTAAGGGGCGCATGGGCGAGCTCAACTCTAAACTTTTGGGTATTATCTTTGTCATGAAGTTCCAGGCAGCAGCAATGGGTCGTGCCGACATGCAGGAGGATCAACGTGTAGACTTCTCCTTGTACGTAGATGAGTTCCAGAACTTTGCAACCGAGAGTTTTGAGACGATTCTTTCTGAGGCTCGTAAATATCGCCTCAATCTGATACTTGGCAACCAATTCATGACCCAACTTACCGACAAAATTCGTGAAGCAATTATCGGTAACGTTGGTACAGTCGTCAGTGGCCGTATTGGTATTACCGACGCTGAGATCTTAGTCAAAAAGTTTGCGCCAACTTTTGATGCTGAAGATCTGACAAAGATGCCGAACTATCAGTCTGTAACGAGTGTTATGATTAACAATGTGCCGTCGGCACCGTTTAGTATGTCATTTTTGCCACCGATGGGGCAATCAAATGATCAACTGCGTGATGCATTAAAACGGCTATCTGCAGCTAAATACGGTAAGCCACGATCAATCGTGGAAAAGGGCATATTTGAACGTCTCGGAAGTGCAGAGGCGGAAAAGAAGGCTAAAGCTGATGCGGCTAAGAAAACGCAGGAACAGCGTATGACGGGCATGGGTAACGAGAAAGCGTCGGGATCTTCATTCTTGGACGAATGGCTCGCAAAACGTAAACAAATTGGCGGCACGCAGGAACCTGCAGCTTCGTCGGGTACGCCAACGATGCAGCCGGTTACTCGCCAGGCAACGCCCCTTGCGACTCCTGTAGCTCCCATTGCCGCTCCTATAGCATCTCCAGCGCCAGTGCAGGACCCTAATCCATTCTTGCCTTCACAGCAGCCTCCTGCGGCGCTTCAGACCCCTGAAGCAAAACCTCGAAACATCGACAGTCTCCACCTTCGCGGTGACAAACAAAATGGAGACAGTGAAGTCTCCATTAAGTTGCGATAA